From the genome of Cryptococcus neoformans var. grubii H99 chromosome 11, complete sequence:
ttgtttttgttgttgaagaTAGATTAGATACCGCTTGTGCGACCATCTTATTCAGCCAAAACATGGTACGTACCATTCAAAACAAGCCATCGCTCATTGATGCAGAATGGTGGCGCACTTGGTGATAATGCTCTTTTCACgcatcttccccttcgGCCCCAACGTAACGTGGGGATGCCGGATCGGAGACAGCGCACCGCAGTAATCATCACAGATCACAGATCGTACGTCGCACAACACAGAAAACAGATACTTATGTGTTTCGCGTATTATGTTTCGCGCTGTTAATTGCTGTTGTATGCGTGGATTCTCTACTGGCACTAATTAAGGCTGtaaagaggatgacgaagcACGACGACCGTTCATGTGTGGATTATCATAACTGATGAGACAGGAAAgaacgaagaggaaagaaagcgACGACACCAAGCAGTAATTGAGTTCCAGCGAGTCGGGCCTTTTTAGGCATTATTTGCCTATACATAACACATCGGCGCGCAGGCGCACACAAGGTCAGGTAGCACACATTTCTGTTCATTGTTGTTtgttcgtcgtcgtcgagCATGACCAACAGTGGTGCGCAGCGAGAAGACGAACAGATCATGCATTATGCATGCCACCTGTACTCACCAAATTGCATCTATATGTATTAAGTATGTAGTTCCACTCCATGGAAATaatccttttccttcgGGTCATTTTAGTCGATACTCTACTCTAGCAACTTGCCAAGATCCCTATGTATAATACGAAGGACACCGATCCGCACGCCTTCaaggaagaacaaaaaaggtcagaagaaaagggaaagatggGGCAACTCTAAAAAGTGAGGAACGGCGAGTCACCTCGATCCCGTACCGCGTGCCGCTTTGCCGTTAACCGTCTAAGGACCACAAAGGGTTCCTCCGACATTTGTCTTGCTCGGAGAATTTAATTGCGgttattttttttgggtCCCTGTGAAGTGAGGAGTTTGTCCAGCCCTGCGGTCTGCTGGGTATTCCGTATTCCGTCATGACGGAAGGAACaacgaagaaggaacaaaTTGTGCATGCGAACTCGAGCAGGGCGATCtccccttttttcctctcGGCGTCTCGTTGTTCGCTCACAAGGCCGAAGACCCTTTGTCCCGTCCCCCCCCTGCCACCGAAACTAGTGGAACGTACTCAAAGCCAAATTAGGCGACGAAAGTTTAGACTATTTGGAAGGGGGCCGTCGTCGCACATCAGATGCCAGATGTCAGACTGAAAACTCACTCGGCAGCGGCTGGCAACCTAGCAATGAGCTAATAACGGATatcgcttcttctcatctcatCTACTGGTTCCTATTCGTGCTTCGTCTCTTTCAACTTTCATCGCCTAATTCCTATCCTTGATATCCCCTTTGCTTTCTTTTTAATACATTGACAGCAAGCGCATCAGTTGCGGTGCAAAACACAGTTTAACCTCCTTACGACAGTGATTTCCTACGGTCGGCAGCCGACTCCGTGAATTTCAACGTTTGAAGTGCAGATTGTTGGGCAACTGGGGTGATTTTGTGTGTCTTTTTTTAAATCGAGGTGGGTCGAGCTCTGAGATTCCTGTTTACCCGTCTCTCTCGCGTGCTATGGACAAGCGTGCGACTACTTGCTGGTCGCCGCAGTAAATCGCACGCGTTTTCGGTGACGAAGTATGGATGGCGATGGTGAATGTGTGACATGTAACCTGCGGTTTCGCGAGCCATTCGTCGTGCACGGCTTACACCAACTCAGGTCAATCCCGATTAATAATAGCCATCAGCGGAAACTGCGAGACGTGATCAGCGATTTGCGATCTGCCTTGTCGGACTTTGTGTGCATCACACATCACGGACTACAAAAAAACCATCGACAACTCGCCCGTCGACCATCAttcatcaccatcacccATCAGCGGTCCGGATCAGTCAAAACATCCGATCTTAGTGCGCGTTCCTTTTGATTCAGTCTAGCATCAAGGGCCAAAGGGAAAGTAAATCAGACAGAAGGAGGGCAGGCAAAGGTAGTCAGTGCGTAGCTGTTTCTTTGGGTCCAGTCAACCTCTTCGCccatcaccatccccaCCTGCCGCATCCTGCTTacttctcttttcctctttcgcAGAACCATACAGTGTCTTATGCCAAGTGTCGTTGTCCCGTAGTTCACATCATCTACAAAGCCTCCGGGTTATCAGGTGAGTCTTTTTTTCTGCCGCCTCCActtcatctctttttcgttcagcaagcttctctccatccttgcATGTCTTCCGTGAGCGGGCTATGCTCCCCGTGTTCGGCCGCAATCACGTATCTGTTAGCAGGTGGCCTCTGTCCCACAAAGGAGCGATGACGCTGGAAGTCACTGCAGACGGATGAACTGTATTTTCCGGTCCGCTCGGCTTGTAGCAGCTAGCGCCATCATTTGTTGGGTTGATAAATACTGAAGGAGACACCTGggttttctcttctttcccttctcccctttATTTGCAGTTGCCACCTccgctttcttctctcaatGCAGCCGCTGTGGCAGTCGCCGACGAGTGCTTACCCAAGTATCTTTACCCGACGCCCTCTAGTCAGAAATACCAGGAAAATGCCCGAGTCACGCATGTCCCATCCCCCCCATCCCCACTCACACCATCATCACTCCGCCCACCACCACTCTTCTCACCCACACTCTTATCAACATCCACCTCCGCCCAACTACCCTTCGTCTCACCCATCATATTCCCATCACCACCATACCTCACGACATGTCTCAAATGGTCACTCTTCTCAAGTACCCGTATCCGGGCCGCCCCCTCCGCAAATGCCCATTGCTGGCCCTCCGGCTGATTCTGTTGGGCCATCTGCCATAGCAGCCTCAAATGCCGGTAGTACCCGTTCTAGAAGCGTGCCGCCGATGAGTAACGAGGCAAGAGcagcaaaggaaaagatggacaGTATTCTGGCGCAGTTGGCCGCCGCTAATGAGAATACATGGATGTTGATAGGTCAGTCGTCTTCTTGGCGAAAGGACCACATGAGTAAAACCACTGACGGTTCGTAGGTGCTGTCGCCGAGGGGATGAACGATCAAGACCGAGCTCTTTCCGCCTTTGAGAATGCTCTCAGGCATAACCCTTCATCCGTTCTCGGCCTGAATGCCGTCGCGTCTATTGCACGAGGCAGAGACGATTTTGACAAGGCTATCGAGTACTTCCAACGCATCCTCAATGCGAACCCTGAGAACGGTGAAGTATGGGGATCAATGGGTAACTATTTGGAATTTTTATATCAGTCAATTGTTCCGATATTGATGACGTCCCAGGGCACTGTCTTTTGATGAAAGatgatcttcccaaggcTTACACATCGTATCAACAAGCGCTGTACCATCTTGCTAATCCCAAAGTCAGTACGCAACTTCCGTACAAGTGTCCAATATTGACAATCTCTCCACAGGAACCCAAGCTTTGGTATGGTATCGGTATCTTGTACGATCGATACGGCTCTTTCGAACATGCCGAGGAAGCTTTCTCGAGTGTTCTTAAAGTTGATCCAAGTAAGACAATTCTGGTGTCGGATAAGACGTTATGATTGACTCTTTGAAGATTTTGAAAAAGCCAACGAGATCTACTTCCGCTTGGGTATCATCTACAAACATCAACGTAAATACAAGTCCTCTCTTGATGTAAGTGTTTTGTACTACAATCATTGTACTTCCTTGACGTCGAGCTATAGTGCTTCCGATACATTCTTAACAatcctcctcgacctctGACATCTTGGGATATCTGGTTCCAGCTTGGACACGTATACGAGCAAGATCGTGATTTCGAAGCTGCAAGGGATGCGTACATGAGAGTGCTCAGCCATCAACCAGATCATGCCAAAGTTCTCCAACAGCTTGGTTGGCTTTATCACCAACCTGGGGCCCACTTTGCTGATCAAGAAAAGGCCGTGTCATATTTGACCAAAAGTCTTGAAACCGACCCGTCGGATGCACAAAGCTGGTACCTCCTTGGACGTGCATACATGGCCGCTCAACGGTACAATAAGGCCTACGAAGCGTATCAACAGGCAGTGTATCGAGATGGTCGCAATCCCACCTTCTGGTGCTCAATCGGTGTTCTGTACTATCAAATTGCCCAGTACCGTGATGCTCTTGACGCTTATTCACGTGCCATCCGACTCAACCCCTACATCAGCGAAGTCTGGTATAATCTGGGCAGTCTCTATGAGTCGTGCAATAATCAGATGGCTGATGCGATGGATGCCTACTCTCGCGCCCTCGAACTTGATCCCAACAACACCGTTATCAAGCAGCGTATGGCTTTACTCCAAAATCCGACCGGCGGTCCTCTGCCTCCCGTACCTCCTCCAATCGACGTTCACCCATCTCAATACACTGCTACTCCTACCGCTCAGCCTCCTGCTGGATCGCCAAATGCTTCGCCAAGCCACCAGCTTCCATCAGATGCTCCTGCAGGCGGACGAGaccttccacctcctcctcctggaGGCGACATTGCTCGTGGCCACTCTCCTGGTCCATTCCGAAACGGTGCTGCCCCTCCACCGCTTAATCACGTTGATGAGCCTCGAGGTCCCGTGCCCGGTATGACTCAGCTAGCTAGAATGGAGACTGAACCACGTCCCGCTGAACTTCGGGATGAACGATACAACGGACGTTACGATCCTGCCGATATCCGACGCCACAACGGTtcacctctttctcctcgtGCTTCACGACGCGAAAGTCAGGCTTTCCCAAGCCAGCCGAGCTACTTCCCTCCTAAAGGTGCGTACGCGCGTGacagggagagggaagaatgggaCAGATCTCGAGGTGAATCTAGGGCTCCTCAAGAGCACTCACCTAGAGTTGGTGGTCGTACACCAGGCGCTGATCCCAGGGTTCCTCAAGAATACCGAGATTATCCTGGGTATTACGATCCTCGCGCGGCctatcctccacctttggGCGGTCCACCCACACCATCAGCTATGGCCGGAAGGTTTGATCCCAGACGAGAGGCTGAAGAGTTCCGCCGTCGTGAAGAAGATCGAGAAGTCAACGGTGCCAAGCAGGCCAGTTTAATGAGGCAAGAGAACCGAATGCCCAGTCCGGCGCCATCGATTGCGTCAAGTAAGAATGGGAGGAAGCGTGGAGAAGGCACAAGGAAAGCAAAGgataaggaagaaaaagctcagaacaagaaagaaggtggaaggaagggaaaggccGCGGGGTTGAAGGCCGGTGAAGAAATCAGCGGACAATCACCAAGAGGAAACGCCAAAAGTCCTTCAGTCAGTGTGCACAACACACCGCAGCTGAACACCACCCGGCCAATCCCCCCTTCTGCTCCAGCCCCCGTGCCATTGATGTCTCGCACTGTAGATGAAGGTAATTCATTGTTTTCTTTATGTGAAATGACCATGACTGATTATATCTTTAGACTACGACGAGGGCGCGGCCGATGCGCTTATGGTTCTTGCTGGCGATCGCAGCACCACCACACTCCCCCTGCCTGTTCGTCATACAACCCCTACTCCTTCAGGCCCCATCTCGCCTCCAGCGCCCACTCCCAATGCCGGTCCTGCTACCGGAGCCAAACGTCCTGGTCCAGAAGCCAACTCACCAGAACAAGCCAACAAACGTGTCAAAGCAGAGAAGTCTCAATCACCAGTTGGTTCCGCGTCAGGTTCTGCTTCCAGTCGAGCGCCGAAGCGAATGGTGATAGAAGTGCTCAACACACCCAGCATAGCCAGTCCTTTGCCTCGGACGTCTTCAGTGGtaaatgaagaaaagcaGTCCCGAGCATCTCAAGAgcgaagggaagagaggagggaagaggcaACTTCTGGGATGGAGATTGACGAGCGTGCTGCTCGAATATCAACTCCTTTACCACCTCCAGCCCCACTGTCTCCCCCAAATCGTCTTGcaccctcttcatccgccCATACTCCTCAATCGCCTCCTCGTCAGGCTTCGTCTCCTCCCCGCGAAGCCGAGAAAGAAGCGTCTCGACCTCCTACGCCTCCTCTACCAGATGCACCACCCTCTCCAGCAGCCCCGGCAACCGCTGTACCACTCGAGCCTTCGAGAGACTCGGACCCTCGCActcctcctttgcctcCTCCCCAGACTTTTGAGAGTTCATCCGTCAAGGCGCCAACAAGTGCCGGTGATCGTGGAGATGCCGCTATGGCCGATGCcgagatggagagatgaGGCGAGAAAAAGAACGACTTTGTCGCCGAGGATGGACGAATGTGATGTGTTTGAAGAGCACCTAAAAGGTTTAAGGAGAAGAATAATTGTGAGAGATGAGCGTAGGAGATCATGAAACAAGTAgtgttttttctttgttgACTAGGGTCTACTGTAGTCAGGCTTATAGTGAGATGCATGATGGAGTAGTAGTTGGTATGAAATAAAATACATGGAATGGTTGGCGATGTAGCAACTGAATACAATACGGGTACAAAGACGAGAATGGAAGACAAAAAATAGCTTGAATGAAGGTGTTTCAGACTTACTGGTGTTAAATAAACCTAAACATACGCAGTCAGCATATGGCCTTACTTCTAATAAACACAAGTAAAGGATATAGAAGGATCAGAACGGCTCTAACCAGTTCTCTACATGCAGGTTTTCTGAAAGCCATGCATATTTAAAAGAGTAACATcatgaaaaaggaaatggatAGGTCAAATAGTGTAACCGACTTACTATTTCAATGATAAATTACAAAAAGGGATCCTGCGGAGAACTCGGGTCACTGCTACGCTGGAGATCCCTGCATTGCCAAGGGAAATGGCTCTCGCCAAGCGCTACTAATACCAAACTTGTTCAAACCTGTGGATCCAACATCAGCTCATACTTCGGATAACTAAACCATAGTTAAAACGGGATAGAAATGGAATCAGGGCGATTCTGACTATATTTTGATCAACATTCGACAATGGGTGCTACCCCAAGGTCTGACAATACATGCTTAAGGCATCATTTGAAGGCAAGAAAaagtgaaggaagaaaaagaacatTGAACTCACTTGTTAGCCAACTATTGTCTCAATTattgttgctgttgagtGAGGCAACGAGATCGAACTGCGTCGGGTCTCCGGGATCCCGATGAGCTGCCTTGGCAAGTACTGAACGataaaagagaaaaaacaCAAGAACAGTGCAGTATACGTAGTCGACGCAGTTGAACAAGACACCGAAGTTGTTGGCTGCTGCATCGGCCCGTAGTTGGCAGTGATAATGCCGAAATGCCGATGGTTTCAAATCAGGTGGCGCTCATG
Proteins encoded in this window:
- a CDS encoding general transcriptional repressor, with the protein product MPESRMSHPPHPHSHHHHSAHHHSSHPHSYQHPPPPNYPSSHPSYSHHHHTSRHVSNGHSSQVPVSGPPPPQMPIAGPPADSVGPSAIAASNAGSTRSRSVPPMSNEARAAKEKMDSILAQLAAANENTWMLIGAVAEGMNDQDRALSAFENALRHNPSSVLGLNAVASIARGRDDFDKAIEYFQRILNANPENGEVWGSMGHCLLMKDDLPKAYTSYQQALYHLANPKEPKLWYGIGILYDRYGSFEHAEEAFSSVLKVDPNFEKANEIYFRLGIIYKHQRKYKSSLDCFRYILNNPPRPLTSWDIWFQLGHVYEQDRDFEAARDAYMRVLSHQPDHAKVLQQLGWLYHQPGAHFADQEKAVSYLTKSLETDPSDAQSWYLLGRAYMAAQRYNKAYEAYQQAVYRDGRNPTFWCSIGVLYYQIAQYRDALDAYSRAIRLNPYISEVWYNLGSLYESCNNQMADAMDAYSRALELDPNNTVIKQRMALLQNPTGGPLPPVPPPIDVHPSQYTATPTAQPPAGSPNASPSHQLPSDAPAGGRDLPPPPPGGDIARGHSPGPFRNGAAPPPLNHVDEPRGPVPGMTQLARMETEPRPAELRDERYNGRYDPADIRRHNGSPLSPRASRRESQAFPSQPSYFPPKGAYARDREREEWDRSRGESRAPQEHSPRVGGRTPGADPRVPQEYRDYPGYYDPRAAYPPPLGGPPTPSAMAGRFDPRREAEEFRRREEDREVNGAKQASLMRQENRMPSPAPSIASSKNGRKRGEGTRKAKDKEEKAQNKKEGGRKGKAAGLKAGEEISGQSPRGNAKSPSVSVHNTPQLNTTRPIPPSAPAPVPLMSRTVDEDYDEGAADALMVLAGDRSTTTLPLPVRHTTPTPSGPISPPAPTPNAGPATGAKRPGPEANSPEQANKRVKAEKSQSPVGSASGSASSRAPKRMVIEVLNTPSIASPLPRTSSVVNEEKQSRASQERREERREEATSGMEIDERAARISTPLPPPAPLSPPNRLAPSSSAHTPQSPPRQASSPPREAEKEASRPPTPPLPDAPPSPAAPATAVPLEPSRDSDPRTPPLPPPQTFESSSVKAPTSAGDRGDAAMADAEMER